A stretch of the Flavobacterium sp. 5 genome encodes the following:
- the gdhA gene encoding NADP-specific glutamate dehydrogenase encodes MSKSITDFIELVAKKNPNELEFMQAVTEVAETVIPFIEENKKYQNKMLLERMVESDRIIMFRVVWTDDKGDTQVNRGYRIQMNSAIGPYKGGIRFHPSVNLSILKFLAFEQTFKNSLTTLPMGGGKGGADFDPKGKSDNEVMRFCQAFMTELSKHIGADTDVPAGDIGVGGREVGYMFGQFKRLRNEFTGVLTGKGISFGGSLIRPEATGYGDVYFAQSMLATKGESFEGKTVVISGSGNVAQYAAEKATQLGGKVVTLSDSAGYIYDADGIDAEKLAYVMEIKNELRGRISDYLAKYPNAKYVAGKRPWEVKCDVALPCATQNELDEDEAKTLVANGCICVAEGANMPSTPEAVHVFQKAKILFAPGKASNAGGVATSGLEMSQNSLRLSWTSEEVDERLKAIMAAIHASCVKYGTDATGFTDYVRGANIAGFVKVADAMLAQGVV; translated from the coding sequence TGCTGAAACAGTTATTCCTTTTATCGAAGAAAATAAAAAATATCAAAACAAAATGCTCTTGGAAAGAATGGTCGAGTCAGATCGTATCATTATGTTCCGTGTAGTCTGGACAGACGACAAAGGTGATACACAAGTAAATAGAGGATACCGTATTCAAATGAATTCGGCTATCGGACCATATAAAGGAGGAATTCGTTTTCATCCATCTGTTAATTTAAGTATTTTGAAGTTTTTAGCTTTCGAGCAAACCTTCAAAAACAGTTTGACTACATTACCAATGGGTGGTGGAAAAGGTGGAGCCGATTTTGATCCGAAAGGAAAATCAGATAACGAAGTAATGCGTTTTTGTCAAGCTTTCATGACCGAATTATCAAAACATATTGGAGCTGATACCGATGTACCGGCTGGAGATATTGGAGTAGGAGGTAGAGAAGTAGGATATATGTTTGGTCAGTTCAAGAGATTGAGAAACGAATTTACAGGAGTTTTAACCGGTAAAGGAATTTCTTTTGGAGGATCATTAATTCGTCCAGAAGCTACAGGATACGGTGATGTATATTTTGCACAAAGTATGTTGGCTACCAAAGGAGAAAGCTTCGAGGGGAAAACAGTAGTGATCTCTGGGTCTGGAAACGTAGCTCAATATGCAGCCGAAAAAGCAACTCAATTGGGTGGTAAAGTAGTAACTCTATCAGATTCTGCTGGATATATCTATGATGCAGACGGAATTGATGCTGAGAAATTGGCATACGTAATGGAAATTAAAAATGAGTTAAGAGGAAGAATTAGCGATTACCTTGCTAAATATCCAAATGCAAAATATGTAGCTGGTAAACGTCCATGGGAAGTAAAATGTGATGTTGCCTTGCCGTGTGCAACTCAAAACGAGTTAGACGAAGACGAAGCTAAAACACTTGTTGCTAATGGTTGTATCTGTGTTGCCGAAGGAGCAAACATGCCATCAACACCAGAAGCCGTTCACGTTTTCCAAAAAGCTAAAATTTTATTTGCACCAGGAAAAGCCTCAAATGCAGGTGGAGTAGCAACTTCAGGACTTGAAATGTCTCAAAACTCATTACGTTTGAGTTGGACTTCGGAAGAAGTTGACGAAAGATTAAAAGCAATCATGGCAGCAATTCACGCTTCATGTGTAAAATATGGTACAGATGCTACGGGTTTTACCGACTACGTAAGAGGCGCTAATATCGCTGGATTCGTAAAAGTTGCCGATGCAATGCTAGCTCAAGGAGTAGTATAA
- a CDS encoding MarR family winged helix-turn-helix transcriptional regulator, producing MDINNPTGTVLYLIEQAIKEYRKVSQKNITKVVKDITVDQCLILIILNEDGKIPQNVLANLIFKDNASITRMIELMVKKEYLNRTIHKEDRRKFNLEITEKGKTTIELLSPIIQINRKTALNGLSLEEIDLLNKTLNKIITNCKI from the coding sequence ATGGATATTAATAACCCCACCGGAACTGTACTTTATCTAATCGAACAAGCAATTAAGGAGTATAGAAAAGTATCACAAAAAAACATTACGAAAGTTGTAAAAGATATTACAGTTGATCAATGTCTAATTTTGATAATCCTTAACGAGGATGGCAAAATTCCTCAAAATGTATTAGCAAATCTTATATTTAAAGACAATGCGTCTATTACTAGAATGATAGAATTAATGGTTAAAAAAGAGTATTTAAACAGAACTATTCATAAAGAAGATAGAAGGAAATTTAATCTCGAAATAACTGAAAAAGGAAAAACTACAATCGAATTATTATCGCCAATTATCCAAATAAACAGAAAAACAGCACTAAATGGTTTGTCATTGGAAGAAATTGATTTACTCAATAAAACTTTAAATAAAATAATTACTAATTGTAAAATCTAA
- a CDS encoding S41 family peptidase, protein MKIVLNLLLVSIISCFNLKANAQDLTERNRQIVEIADNINKYYIFEDVANQLSKKLKSEIELKTFDNLTDKEFAKSLSSYLTKNGNDLHFNVLYRPNEEDEKKVNEKELLQKYDSINRQWNYGFEKVIRLDGNIGYIEYTGFPEGNKSAQQILDATMNFVSNTNALIIDLRNNQGGDGKMVELFLSYFFDQKIKLNETYTRYNDETTNYYTTKKVNGKKYLDKPVYILVNNKTISAAEALAYNLQQNKIAKIIGDKTYGAANPVKVFFIGKKYQLFIPISIEKNAITKTNWEHIGIDADIKISSEKAFIKAQIIALENVLKSNTKTELTVNEIKERVLKLESQL, encoded by the coding sequence ATGAAAATAGTATTGAATCTATTATTAGTTAGCATTATTAGCTGTTTCAACTTAAAAGCAAATGCTCAGGATTTAACGGAACGAAATAGACAAATAGTTGAAATAGCCGATAACATTAATAAATATTACATTTTCGAAGATGTGGCAAATCAACTTTCAAAAAAATTAAAGTCAGAAATAGAACTTAAAACTTTTGACAATCTTACGGATAAAGAATTTGCAAAATCTCTTTCCTCTTATTTAACCAAAAATGGAAATGATTTGCACTTCAATGTGTTATATCGTCCCAATGAAGAAGATGAAAAAAAAGTAAATGAAAAAGAATTGCTGCAAAAATATGATTCCATTAATAGACAATGGAATTATGGTTTTGAAAAAGTTATAAGATTAGATGGAAATATTGGCTATATCGAATATACTGGATTTCCTGAAGGAAATAAATCTGCTCAACAAATTTTAGATGCAACAATGAACTTTGTTTCAAATACTAATGCATTAATTATAGACTTAAGAAACAATCAAGGTGGTGATGGCAAAATGGTCGAACTTTTTTTAAGTTACTTTTTCGATCAAAAAATAAAATTAAATGAGACGTATACAAGATATAATGACGAGACTACAAACTATTACACAACTAAAAAAGTCAATGGTAAAAAGTATTTAGATAAACCCGTATATATTCTTGTAAACAACAAAACTATTTCTGCGGCGGAGGCATTAGCCTATAATTTACAACAAAATAAAATTGCAAAAATAATTGGAGATAAAACTTATGGAGCAGCAAATCCTGTAAAAGTATTTTTTATTGGCAAAAAATATCAATTATTCATCCCAATATCAATTGAAAAAAATGCTATCACAAAAACCAATTGGGAACATATAGGTATTGATGCAGATATAAAAATAAGTTCAGAAAAAGCATTCATAAAAGCTCAAATTATAGCACTTGAAAATGTGTTGAAGTCAAATACTAAAACGGAATTAACTGTAAATGAAATTAAAGAAAGGGTTTTAAAGTTAGAATCACAATTGTAG
- a CDS encoding two-component regulator propeller domain-containing protein, with amino-acid sequence MRVKSVSQNIFIVYYMFLIMVTISCNKQSQSTETNNIVHDKNSVQHLDKGINAVRLKYTTGVRSILEDSKGNVWFGSYNEGVCLLHNGKFQYFTTKNGLSDNQVRNIYEDKNGLIWFECGRGLSTYDGKDINIYKERNYNSKNEWKLNKRDIWFKGDEIEGYNKLEKYPGVYQYEGQKLSYRLFPVTPKPGDGFKYYISTPFVKGKNGIVWFGAYGAVIGYNGSDFKILDNEYLQFNSETNYLHVRSLFEDSKGNLWIGNNGMGVLKYDGKKVVNFTAQHKLKKEYTKGNSLEKVFSIGEDTTGNIWFGTVGSGVWKYDGKSVKNFTKEDGLESNHIWTIYKSKQGELWFGGANPSGVYRFNGKSFERKY; translated from the coding sequence ATGAGAGTAAAATCAGTGAGTCAAAACATATTTATCGTTTATTACATGTTTTTGATTATGGTAACAATCTCTTGTAATAAGCAAAGCCAATCAACAGAAACAAATAATATTGTACACGATAAAAACAGTGTTCAACACCTTGATAAAGGAATCAACGCCGTAAGATTAAAATACACAACAGGAGTTCGTTCAATTTTAGAGGATAGTAAAGGAAATGTTTGGTTTGGTAGTTACAACGAAGGAGTGTGTTTGCTTCATAATGGGAAGTTCCAATATTTTACAACAAAAAACGGTTTAAGTGACAATCAGGTTAGGAATATTTATGAAGATAAAAATGGTCTAATTTGGTTTGAATGTGGCAGAGGTTTGAGTACTTATGATGGTAAAGACATAAATATATACAAAGAACGAAATTACAATTCAAAGAACGAGTGGAAGTTAAATAAAAGGGATATTTGGTTTAAAGGTGATGAAATTGAGGGGTACAATAAACTTGAAAAGTATCCCGGGGTGTATCAATATGAAGGACAAAAGCTTTCCTATCGCCTGTTTCCTGTTACACCTAAACCTGGAGATGGGTTTAAATATTACATTTCAACACCCTTTGTCAAAGGTAAAAATGGAATTGTTTGGTTTGGAGCTTACGGTGCGGTAATAGGATATAATGGTTCAGATTTTAAAATATTGGATAATGAATATCTTCAATTTAACTCAGAAACTAACTATTTGCATGTTCGAAGCCTATTTGAAGACAGTAAGGGAAATCTTTGGATTGGTAACAATGGAATGGGCGTTTTGAAATATGATGGAAAAAAAGTCGTCAATTTCACTGCACAACACAAATTAAAGAAAGAGTATACGAAAGGTAATTCTCTTGAAAAGGTTTTTTCGATTGGAGAAGATACTACAGGAAACATTTGGTTTGGTACTGTAGGGTCTGGTGTTTGGAAATATGATGGTAAGTCCGTGAAAAATTTCACTAAAGAGGATGGACTTGAAAGCAATCACATTTGGACTATATATAAAAGCAAACAAGGAGAATTGTGGTTTGGAGGAGCAAATCCAAGTGGTGTATATCGATTCAATGGAAAGTCTTTTGAAAGAAAATATTAA
- a CDS encoding T9SS type A sorting domain-containing protein gives MSKRLLYLLFLFVVQTTFAQSNLSWQGYFSYTQIKALSESPKSIYAASENALFSKNNSTNIIKTTTTIDGLAGETITALYYSSTFNKTIVGYQNGLLTVINEADGSMLKVVDIINKNLPTNIKQINGFMEYNGIVYVSTDFGIVQFNLATLKFGDTYFIGDNGAEIKVSQSAIYNGFIYAATSSGIRKADITNPNLIDYKQWQVTNTGDWSGIAALETDLYAVNVGGYVHKYDSGSSTFNGFLSLPEATTNFRSTPDYLIITTPSSVFIYNKQMVLERQINKDQILGMRSEFSCATIIGSIVFIGTTENGLITTSLSSASTFDNITPMGPSLNNVFALQASSTQLWAVYGDYDIFYNPYPLDDLGISKYSTSGWLNIPFDEVLGAKSISQIAINPTNEKEVYASSFFSGLLKIQNDVPTILYDQTNSNLESLVLSPPDPNYIDIRINGAAFDKSGNLWVTNCRVVNGLHMLSPSGQWKSYAMDKILTTYRNNDFGRMVIDKYGTKWMSTNINGVIGFNESSNTFKKITFGTDQGNLPIQDVRALAVDTKNQLWIGTPKGLRVLSNVNDFQTESQLTTESIIILEDNLAQELLYEQFITDIEVNGANEKWIATADAGVFLVSANGQETKYHFTIDNSPLPSNVINDISINSSTGEVFIATSKGLISFKGIATSASDDLSNVYVYPNPVRPEYSGTVKINGLLNKANVKITDVAGNLVFEATSEGGTLEWDTTAFGKYKVASGVYMIFISAQDGSETKVKKVMIIR, from the coding sequence ATGTCAAAAAGACTTCTATACCTACTTTTTTTATTCGTAGTACAAACCACTTTTGCGCAAAGTAATTTGTCTTGGCAGGGATATTTTTCTTATACCCAAATCAAAGCCCTTTCCGAATCACCCAAATCAATTTATGCAGCTTCTGAAAATGCCCTGTTTTCTAAAAATAATAGTACCAACATTATAAAAACCACCACTACAATAGATGGACTTGCTGGTGAAACTATTACGGCATTGTATTATAGTTCAACATTCAATAAAACAATTGTTGGATATCAAAATGGTTTATTAACGGTTATTAATGAAGCCGATGGATCGATGCTCAAAGTAGTCGATATTATCAATAAAAATTTACCAACCAACATAAAGCAAATCAATGGCTTTATGGAGTACAACGGAATTGTGTATGTCTCCACCGATTTTGGGATAGTACAATTTAACTTAGCTACTTTAAAATTTGGTGACACCTATTTCATTGGCGACAATGGAGCTGAAATCAAAGTATCCCAAAGTGCCATTTACAATGGATTTATTTATGCAGCCACCTCCAGCGGTATTCGAAAAGCAGACATAACCAATCCTAATTTAATAGATTACAAACAATGGCAAGTGACCAATACAGGTGATTGGTCAGGAATTGCAGCATTGGAAACTGATTTGTATGCTGTAAATGTGGGGGGCTATGTTCATAAATATGATTCGGGATCAAGTACTTTTAATGGTTTTTTATCATTGCCTGAGGCTACTACCAATTTTCGATCCACTCCCGATTATTTGATTATAACAACACCCAGTAGCGTTTTCATATATAACAAACAAATGGTTTTGGAGCGTCAAATAAATAAAGACCAAATTCTAGGCATGCGATCTGAGTTTAGTTGTGCTACTATAATAGGTTCAATTGTTTTTATAGGCACCACTGAAAATGGATTGATTACGACTTCACTTTCATCAGCTTCAACATTTGATAACATAACACCAATGGGGCCTTCATTAAATAATGTTTTCGCTCTGCAAGCCTCATCAACACAGCTTTGGGCAGTTTATGGAGATTATGATATTTTTTATAATCCGTATCCATTGGATGATTTAGGAATTAGTAAATATTCAACATCCGGATGGTTAAATATTCCTTTTGATGAAGTACTTGGAGCCAAATCTATATCCCAAATTGCAATTAATCCAACGAACGAAAAAGAGGTGTATGCTAGTTCCTTTTTCTCTGGATTGTTAAAAATACAAAACGACGTACCAACAATTTTATACGATCAAACTAATAGTAATTTAGAGTCTTTAGTTCTTAGTCCGCCAGATCCCAATTATATTGATATACGAATCAATGGAGCAGCTTTTGATAAATCTGGTAATTTATGGGTAACTAATTGCAGAGTTGTAAATGGCTTACATATGTTAAGTCCCAGCGGACAATGGAAAAGTTATGCGATGGATAAGATTTTGACAACATATAGAAATAATGATTTTGGCCGAATGGTTATCGATAAATATGGTACAAAATGGATGTCAACTAATATAAATGGTGTAATAGGTTTTAATGAAAGTAGCAACACATTCAAAAAAATCACTTTCGGTACAGATCAGGGAAATTTACCAATACAAGATGTTCGGGCTCTTGCCGTGGATACTAAAAATCAACTTTGGATTGGAACCCCAAAAGGATTGAGAGTTTTGTCTAATGTTAATGACTTTCAAACGGAAAGTCAGTTAACAACCGAAAGTATTATTATTCTGGAGGATAATCTAGCTCAAGAATTACTTTACGAACAATTTATAACCGATATCGAAGTAAATGGTGCCAACGAAAAATGGATTGCAACTGCAGATGCTGGTGTATTTTTGGTCTCTGCAAATGGTCAGGAAACCAAGTATCATTTCACAATAGACAATTCACCTTTGCCTAGTAATGTCATAAACGATATTAGCATCAATAGTAGTACTGGTGAAGTTTTTATAGCGACTTCCAAAGGTTTAATTTCATTCAAAGGTATTGCTACATCAGCAAGCGATGATTTAAGCAATGTATATGTATACCCAAATCCTGTTCGCCCGGAATATTCCGGAACAGTAAAAATAAATGGATTGCTCAACAAGGCCAATGTGAAAATAACCGATGTTGCGGGCAATCTAGTGTTCGAAGCTACATCCGAGGGCGGAACTTTAGAATGGGACACAACTGCTTTTGGCAAATACAAAGTGGCTTCTGGTGTGTATATGATTTTTATATCAGCTCAAGACGGTAGTGAAACCAAAGTCAAAAAAGTAATGATTATTAGATAG
- the recO gene encoding DNA repair protein RecO: protein MQVKTKAIVISALKFQEKSLIVKCFTLSNGLKSYIVRDAFSSRKGSSKMAYFQPLTIIEIEAVHKNKGTLENFKEVKIASPFHSIHSDIFKSTMVLFLSEILHHSIHEEEKNESLFTFLETALHWLDEHDEISNFHLIFMLEATKYLGFYPDTSDTDMPFFEMTEGVFTPFHAVSSLSEHETNLFKKLINLKFDNDEKVFHVIERQILLKILIDYYSFHLDGFKRPKSLDVLKEVFS from the coding sequence ATGCAAGTAAAAACTAAAGCAATCGTTATTTCGGCTTTAAAATTTCAAGAAAAAAGCTTAATTGTAAAATGTTTTACGCTTTCTAATGGTTTGAAATCTTATATCGTCCGTGATGCTTTTTCTTCTCGAAAAGGGAGCTCAAAAATGGCTTATTTTCAGCCTTTGACCATTATAGAAATTGAAGCGGTTCATAAAAACAAGGGAACTTTAGAAAATTTCAAAGAAGTAAAAATTGCTTCACCTTTTCATTCTATACATTCGGATATTTTTAAGAGTACAATGGTTTTGTTCCTCTCCGAAATTTTGCACCATTCAATCCATGAAGAAGAAAAAAACGAATCGCTGTTCACCTTTTTAGAAACCGCTTTGCATTGGTTAGACGAACATGATGAAATTTCAAATTTTCATTTGATTTTTATGTTGGAAGCAACTAAATATCTCGGTTTTTATCCTGATACTTCCGATACGGATATGCCATTTTTTGAAATGACTGAGGGTGTTTTTACTCCTTTTCATGCTGTTAGTTCTCTTTCTGAACATGAAACTAATTTGTTTAAAAAATTAATTAATTTAAAATTTGACAATGATGAAAAAGTTTTTCATGTTATTGAGAGACAAATACTACTCAAAATTTTAATTGATTATTATAGCTTTCATCTCGATGGTTTCAAACGACCAAAATCTTTAGATGTTTTAAAAGAGGTTTTCTCTTGA
- a CDS encoding glucose 1-dehydrogenase — MNKLSNKIAIVTGGNSGIGYATAKDFKENGAQVIITGRNEQATNKAAQELGVTGIVSDQSDLKSIDSLVDEVKSKFGKIDIVFLNAGLAAFAPLDQASEEHYDSIMNVNVKGVYFTLQKLLPILNDGGSVVLNTSINASVGMPNSSVYAASKGALLSLNRVFATELAPRKIRINAISPGPVETPLYGKLGLTQEEVNGFGKVLGEKILLNRFAQPEEIAKSVTFLASSDASFITGTELVVDGGLIVNAVV; from the coding sequence ATGAACAAATTATCAAACAAGATTGCCATTGTTACCGGAGGAAATAGTGGAATTGGTTATGCAACAGCCAAAGATTTTAAAGAAAATGGTGCACAAGTTATCATTACAGGAAGAAATGAACAAGCGACAAATAAAGCAGCTCAAGAATTAGGAGTTACTGGAATTGTTTCTGATCAATCCGATTTGAAATCAATCGATAGTTTGGTTGATGAGGTAAAATCAAAATTTGGAAAAATTGATATCGTTTTTTTAAATGCAGGATTGGCTGCTTTTGCTCCTCTTGACCAAGCTTCAGAAGAACATTATGATTCAATAATGAATGTAAATGTAAAAGGAGTTTATTTTACATTGCAAAAATTACTTCCAATATTAAACGACGGTGGGTCTGTTGTGTTAAACACATCAATTAATGCATCTGTCGGAATGCCAAATTCTAGTGTATATGCAGCAAGTAAAGGAGCTTTGTTGTCTTTAAATCGCGTTTTTGCTACCGAATTGGCTCCAAGAAAAATTAGAATTAATGCTATTTCTCCTGGTCCAGTAGAAACTCCACTTTATGGGAAATTAGGATTAACTCAAGAGGAAGTGAATGGATTTGGTAAAGTTTTAGGCGAAAAAATTCTTTTAAATCGTTTTGCTCAACCAGAAGAAATTGCAAAATCGGTTACTTTCTTAGCTTCTTCAGATGCTTCATTTATCACAGGAACAGAATTGGTTGTTGATGGAGGATTGATTGTTAACGCAGTAGTTTAA
- a CDS encoding TetR/AcrR family transcriptional regulator, with product MARTKQFNEEEILDKAISLFWDKGYNGASAQDLVNHLGLSRSSIYDTFSDKHTLFIKALQQYRKQNGDGLKEVLVNSKDIKETIRAIFKQAVLETLQASENKGCFMVNTTTELAIHDKEIAKIVNDNRNEVQGFFFEALQKGQEIGTISKDKDALALARFIFNSYSGIRVSARSSGMDKASLDDIVKVTLSVLD from the coding sequence ATGGCACGTACTAAGCAGTTTAACGAGGAAGAAATTCTTGATAAAGCAATTTCGCTTTTTTGGGATAAAGGGTATAATGGCGCTTCGGCACAAGACTTAGTCAATCATTTAGGACTTAGCCGTTCGAGCATTTATGATACATTTAGCGATAAGCATACACTTTTTATAAAAGCATTACAACAATATCGCAAGCAAAATGGTGATGGTTTGAAAGAAGTATTAGTGAATTCAAAAGATATAAAAGAAACAATTAGAGCAATTTTTAAACAAGCCGTTTTAGAAACGTTGCAAGCTTCAGAAAATAAAGGTTGTTTTATGGTAAATACAACGACTGAATTGGCTATTCACGATAAAGAAATAGCGAAAATTGTAAACGATAATCGTAACGAGGTACAAGGTTTTTTCTTTGAAGCTCTTCAAAAAGGGCAGGAAATTGGAACTATATCGAAAGATAAGGATGCTTTAGCTTTGGCCCGATTTATTTTTAATAGTTATTCGGGTATTCGAGTATCTGCAAGATCTTCAGGAATGGATAAAGCGTCTTTGGATGATATTGTAAAAGTGACACTTTCGGTTTTAGATTAA